A genomic segment from Glycine soja cultivar W05 chromosome 18, ASM419377v2, whole genome shotgun sequence encodes:
- the LOC114397633 gene encoding WRKY transcription factor 22-like: MAEDWDLHAVVRGCSTVTSSSVSSSSSPSSSGFASSYFHPEAAVSSSSSSYSGFNIFKGEQGISQVLSLSAYPFEARSSIEELHELCKPFFSKSQPLTLQASSPLSSLSSYSSAPPKSVSTQEKQQQRSKQAHAVTTPRSKRRKNQLKKVCQVPVENLSSDIWAWRKYGQKPIKGSPYPRGYYRCSSSKGCLARKQVERNRSDPTMFIVTYTAEHNHPAPTHRNSLAGSTRQKPLVPQTATTTEEDSDKSKSLTKPTSPATSGAEEEAPTPSQGEKSESREEKEDVMDDEEEDEFGLSDMVLSDDFFESLDELSQLTAPSVVTGDCFSDPFSAIAIPSWVASGAATASGCR; the protein is encoded by the exons ATGGCGGAAGATTGGGATCTACATGCGGTGGTTAGAGGCTGCTCCACCGTTACATCATCCTCAgtgtcttcttcttcatctccttcttcctctggTTTTGCCTCTTCTTACTTCCACCCTGAAGCTgcagtttcttcttcttcttcttcctattCTGGCTTCAACATCTTCAAGGGTGAACAAGGAATAAGCCAAGTTTTGTCGCTCTCTGCGTACCCCTTTGAGGCAAGGAGCTCCATTGAGGAATTGCATGAGCTTTGCAAACCTTTCTTCTCCAAATCTCAGCCTCTAACGTTGCAAGCCTCTTCACCTTTGTCCTCACTCTCTTCCTATTCCTCTGCGCCACCCAAATCTGTTTCAACGCAAGAGAAACAACAACAGAGGAGCAAGCAGGCACATGCTGTCACCACCCCACGATCTAAAAGAAG AAAGAACCAGCTTAAGAAAGTTTGTCAAGTGCCAGTTGAGAATCTCTCCTCAGACATATGGGCATGGAGGAAATATGGCCAGAAACCCATAAAGGGGTCTCCATATCCAAG ggGGTACTATAGATGTAGCAGCTCAAAGGGGTGTTTGGCAAGGAAACAGGTTGAAAGAAACAGATCAGACCCAACAATGTTTATAGTGACTTACACTGCTGAGCACAACCACCCTGCTCCTACTCACAGAAACTCTCTTGCTGGCTCCACACGTCAGAAGCCATTGGTACCTCAAACAGCCACCACCACTGAAGAAGACTCTGACAAGAGCAAGAGCCTCACAAAACCCACTTCCCCTGCCACCTCAGGGGCAGAAGAAGAGGCTCCAACACCATCACAAGGGGAAAAGTCTGAGAGCAGAGAAGAGAAAGAGGATGTGATGGATGATGAGGAAGAAGATGAATTTGGCTTGTCTGATATGGTGCTTTCAGATGACTTCTTTGAAAGTTTGGATGAACTGAGCCAACTTACGGCTCCTTCTGTTGTCACTGGAGACTGTTTCAGTGACCCCTTTTCAGCAATTGCAATCCCTTCTTGGGTGGCTAGTGGTGCTGCTACTGCTAGTGGGTGTAGATGA